One Pelodiscus sinensis isolate JC-2024 chromosome 24, ASM4963464v1, whole genome shotgun sequence DNA segment encodes these proteins:
- the LOC102450280 gene encoding B-cell receptor CD22-like isoform X2, with translation MAWVLVPALCLLSGAGAQDWNVTLGPGPLAGWVGSCVTIPCSFSLPRNWTVGAVSWTRDGKQTVYHSDGTRIHPAFVGRVRYLGDQQGNCSLRVAGLRPRHQGTYRFRFEAEQGGKKDSWSSKSGQRLSVSAHQCQPSLGSRTELGPALICSVGATCSQRPSWYGPDGPRLSPDQTPGGDRATELRISPSGLGPGAVLHCRVDGTWDECDSEPPPGTGTPTVEVSRPAGRAALREGDGFTLRCQASGPQLGARYIWSRGAVWLPGAGQELRVDNAAVSDGGSYACGVWVSGPGWGQLSLSARESVEVQHAPQGVHVTAAPGTSLREGDSVTLRCNYSSSLPAPTSYAWYRGSQRLEGSRQELVLENITAEQAGEYRCQVTNGIGQSPSPPITITVQWVHVTAAPGTHLREGDSVTLRCNHSSSLTAPPSYAWYRGSQSLNGSQQELVLENITAEQAGEYRCQVTNGIGQSPSQSPPITITVQWVRVTAAPGTSLREGDSVTLRCNHSSSLPAPSSYTWYRGSQSLNGSRQELVLENITAEQAGEYRCQVTNGIGQSQSPPITITVQCAPKDVNVMATPKTGLCAGEAVNLTCHFNSSLLTNVTWYRDNVRLNESQPVLAYERVTGSHTGKYRCEVQNQGGTAHSAPVTISVMVLFCIWEHIYIIGPTAAAALLLLMGLVSIIVWSKKRSKHKGAHSNLLQSGPGEIPLAECIYENTQSHGMGKPAGLAPPGPPSVPAKVCLGSPSDTEPSHIYSQPRVLGTVPQDDPDEVQYSVIQLQRPTQRVDLDADLACEYAAIKR, from the exons ATGGCCTGGGTGCTGGTCCCTGCCCTCTGCCTGCTGAGCG GTGCCGGTGCCCAGGACTGGAACGTGACCCTCGGCCCagggcccctggctggctgggtCGGCTCCTGCGTGACCatcccctgctccttctccctcccccggaACTGGACCGTCGGGGCCGTGAGCTGGACACGGGACGGGAAACAAACCGTGTATCACTCGGACGGGACTCGCATCCACCCTGCCTTTGTGGGGCGCGTCCGCTACCTGGGGGACCAGCAGGGGAACTGCTCCCTGCGGGTGGCCGGGCTGCGCCCCAGACACCAGGGCACCTACCGCTTCCGGTtcgaggcagagcagggaggcaaGAAGGACTCCTGGAGCAGTAAAAGTGGACAGCGGCTCAGTGTCTCCG CCCATCAGTGCCAGCCCTCGCTGGGGAGCCGAACGGAACTGGGACCCGCCCTCATCTGCTCCGTGGGGGCCACCTGCTCCCAGCGCCCCTCCTGGTACGGCCCAGATGGCCCGAGGCTGAGCCCAGACCAGACTCCGGGCGGTGACAGGGCGACCGAGCTGCGAATAAGCCCGTCCGGGCTGGGCCCTGGCGCGGTGCTGCACTGCCGGGTGGATGGGACCTGGGACGAGTGTGACTCGGAACCGCCCCCAGGGACAG GTACTCCCACGGTGGAGGTGTCGCGGCCGGCAGGGCGGGCGGCGCTGCGGGAAGGCGATGGGTTCACCCTGCGCTGCCAGGCCTCTGGCCCACAACTCGGGGCCCGGTACATCTGGTCCCGCGGGGCCGTGTGGCTgccgggggctgggcaggaaTTGCGGGTGGATAATGCAGCCGTGTCCGACGGAGGGAGCTACGCGTGCGGGGTCTGGGTCTCCGGCCCCGGCTGGGGGCAGCTGAGCCTCTCGGCGAGGGAGTCTGTCGAAGTTCAGC ACGCCCCCCAAGGGGTCCATGTTACGGCCGCACCGGGCACCAGCCTGCGGGAAGGGGACTCGGTGACACTAAGGTGCAATTACAGcagcagcctccccgcccccacctcctATGCCTGGTACCGGGGCAGCCAGAGGCTGGAGGGATCCCGGCAGGAATTGGTGCTGGAGAACATCacagcagagcaagctggggaaTATCGGTGCCAGGTCACCAACGGGATCGGccagtccccgtccccccccatcACCATCACCGTGCAGT GGGTCCATGTTACGGCCGCGCCGGGCACCCATCTGCGGGAAGGGGACTCGGTGACCCTAAGGTGCAATCACAGCAGCAGCCTCACGGCCCCCCCCTCCTACGCCTGGTACCGGGGCAGCCAGAGCCTGAACGGATCCCAGCAGGAATTGGTGCTGGAGAACAtcacagcagagcaggctggggaatATCGGTGCCAGGTCACCAACGGGATCGGCCAGTCCCCGTCCCAGTCCCCCCCCATCACCATCACCGTGCAGT GGGTCCGTGTTACGGCCGCGCCGGGCACCAGCCTGCGGGAAGGGGACTCGGTGACACTAAGGTGCAATCACAGcagcagcctccccgccccctcctcctacACCTGGTACCGGGGCAGCCAGAGCCTGAACGGATCCCGGCAGGAATTGGTGCTGGAGAACATCacagcagagcaagctggggaaTATCGGTGCCAGGTCACCAATGGGATCGGCCAGTCCCAGTCCCCCCCCATCACCATCACCGTGCAGT GTGCCCCTAAAGATGTGAACGTCATGGCTACACCCAAGACTGGCCTGTGTGCAGGGGAGGCAGTGAATTTAACCTGCCATTTCAACAGCAGCCTCCTCACCAACGTCACCTGGTACAGGGACAATGTCCGGCTGAATGAGTCCCAGCCGGTGCTGGCGTATGAGAGAGTCACAGGAAGCCACACTGGGAAATATCGCTGTGAGGTTCAGAACCAGGGGGGGACAGCTCACTCAGCCCCTGTCACTATCAGCGTCATGG TCCTCTTTTGTATCTGGGAACACATATACATCATAGGAcctacagctgcagctgccctaTTGCTGCTGATGGGGCTGGTCAGCATCATAGTTTGGAG TAAGAAACGGAGCAAGCACAAGGGAGCGCACAGCAATCTG CTCCAGTCTGGCCCAGGGGAGATCCCCCTAGCTGAATGCATCTATGAGAACACCCAGTCCCACGGCATGGGGAAGCCAGCCGGCCTGGCCCCACCCGGGCCCCCCAG TGTGCCCGCCAAGGTgtgcctgggctcccccagcgACACGGAGCCATCCCACATCTACAGCCAGCCGAGAGTCCTGGGCACAGTACCCCAA
- the LOC102450280 gene encoding B-cell receptor CD22-like isoform X1, which translates to MAWVLVPALCLLSGAGAQDWNVTLGPGPLAGWVGSCVTIPCSFSLPRNWTVGAVSWTRDGKQTVYHSDGTRIHPAFVGRVRYLGDQQGNCSLRVAGLRPRHQGTYRFRFEAEQGGKKDSWSSKSGQRLSVSAHQCQPSLGSRTELGPALICSVGATCSQRPSWYGPDGPRLSPDQTPGGDRATELRISPSGLGPGAVLHCRVDGTWDECDSEPPPGTGTPTVEVSRPAGRAALREGDGFTLRCQASGPQLGARYIWSRGAVWLPGAGQELRVDNAAVSDGGSYACGVWVSGPGWGQLSLSARESVEVQHAPQGVHVTAAPGTSLREGDSVTLRCNYSSSLPAPTSYAWYRGSQRLEGSRQELVLENITAEQAGEYRCQVTNGIGQSPSPPITITVQWVHVTAAPGTHLREGDSVTLRCNHSSSLTAPPSYAWYRGSQSLNGSQQELVLENITAEQAGEYRCQVTNGIGQSPSQSPPITITVQWVRVTAAPGTRLREGESVTLRCNHSSSLPAPTSYAWYRGSQSLNGSQQELVLENITAEQAGEYRCQVANGIGQSPSPPITITVQWVRVTAAPGTSLREGDSVTLRCNHSSSLPAPSSYTWYRGSQSLNGSRQELVLENITAEQAGEYRCQVTNGIGQSQSPPITITVQCAPKDVNVMATPKTGLCAGEAVNLTCHFNSSLLTNVTWYRDNVRLNESQPVLAYERVTGSHTGKYRCEVQNQGGTAHSAPVTISVMVLFCIWEHIYIIGPTAAAALLLLMGLVSIIVWSKKRSKHKGAHSNLLQSGPGEIPLAECIYENTQSHGMGKPAGLAPPGPPSVPAKVCLGSPSDTEPSHIYSQPRVLGTVPQDDPDEVQYSVIQLQRPTQRVDLDADLACEYAAIKR; encoded by the exons ATGGCCTGGGTGCTGGTCCCTGCCCTCTGCCTGCTGAGCG GTGCCGGTGCCCAGGACTGGAACGTGACCCTCGGCCCagggcccctggctggctgggtCGGCTCCTGCGTGACCatcccctgctccttctccctcccccggaACTGGACCGTCGGGGCCGTGAGCTGGACACGGGACGGGAAACAAACCGTGTATCACTCGGACGGGACTCGCATCCACCCTGCCTTTGTGGGGCGCGTCCGCTACCTGGGGGACCAGCAGGGGAACTGCTCCCTGCGGGTGGCCGGGCTGCGCCCCAGACACCAGGGCACCTACCGCTTCCGGTtcgaggcagagcagggaggcaaGAAGGACTCCTGGAGCAGTAAAAGTGGACAGCGGCTCAGTGTCTCCG CCCATCAGTGCCAGCCCTCGCTGGGGAGCCGAACGGAACTGGGACCCGCCCTCATCTGCTCCGTGGGGGCCACCTGCTCCCAGCGCCCCTCCTGGTACGGCCCAGATGGCCCGAGGCTGAGCCCAGACCAGACTCCGGGCGGTGACAGGGCGACCGAGCTGCGAATAAGCCCGTCCGGGCTGGGCCCTGGCGCGGTGCTGCACTGCCGGGTGGATGGGACCTGGGACGAGTGTGACTCGGAACCGCCCCCAGGGACAG GTACTCCCACGGTGGAGGTGTCGCGGCCGGCAGGGCGGGCGGCGCTGCGGGAAGGCGATGGGTTCACCCTGCGCTGCCAGGCCTCTGGCCCACAACTCGGGGCCCGGTACATCTGGTCCCGCGGGGCCGTGTGGCTgccgggggctgggcaggaaTTGCGGGTGGATAATGCAGCCGTGTCCGACGGAGGGAGCTACGCGTGCGGGGTCTGGGTCTCCGGCCCCGGCTGGGGGCAGCTGAGCCTCTCGGCGAGGGAGTCTGTCGAAGTTCAGC ACGCCCCCCAAGGGGTCCATGTTACGGCCGCACCGGGCACCAGCCTGCGGGAAGGGGACTCGGTGACACTAAGGTGCAATTACAGcagcagcctccccgcccccacctcctATGCCTGGTACCGGGGCAGCCAGAGGCTGGAGGGATCCCGGCAGGAATTGGTGCTGGAGAACATCacagcagagcaagctggggaaTATCGGTGCCAGGTCACCAACGGGATCGGccagtccccgtccccccccatcACCATCACCGTGCAGT GGGTCCATGTTACGGCCGCGCCGGGCACCCATCTGCGGGAAGGGGACTCGGTGACCCTAAGGTGCAATCACAGCAGCAGCCTCACGGCCCCCCCCTCCTACGCCTGGTACCGGGGCAGCCAGAGCCTGAACGGATCCCAGCAGGAATTGGTGCTGGAGAACAtcacagcagagcaggctggggaatATCGGTGCCAGGTCACCAACGGGATCGGCCAGTCCCCGTCCCAGTCCCCCCCCATCACCATCACCGTGCAGT GGGTCCGTGTTACGGCCGCGCCGGGCACCCGTCTGCGGGAAGGGGAGTCGGTGACACTAAGGTGCAATCACAGcagcagcctccccgcccccacctcctACGCCTGGTACCGGGGCAGCCAGAGCCTGAATGGATCCCAGCAGGAATTGGTGCTGGAGAACATCacagcagagcaagctggggaaTATCGGTGCCAGGTCGCCAACGGGATCGGCCAGTCCCCGTCGCCCCCCATCACCATCACCGTGCAGT GGGTCCGTGTTACGGCCGCGCCGGGCACCAGCCTGCGGGAAGGGGACTCGGTGACACTAAGGTGCAATCACAGcagcagcctccccgccccctcctcctacACCTGGTACCGGGGCAGCCAGAGCCTGAACGGATCCCGGCAGGAATTGGTGCTGGAGAACATCacagcagagcaagctggggaaTATCGGTGCCAGGTCACCAATGGGATCGGCCAGTCCCAGTCCCCCCCCATCACCATCACCGTGCAGT GTGCCCCTAAAGATGTGAACGTCATGGCTACACCCAAGACTGGCCTGTGTGCAGGGGAGGCAGTGAATTTAACCTGCCATTTCAACAGCAGCCTCCTCACCAACGTCACCTGGTACAGGGACAATGTCCGGCTGAATGAGTCCCAGCCGGTGCTGGCGTATGAGAGAGTCACAGGAAGCCACACTGGGAAATATCGCTGTGAGGTTCAGAACCAGGGGGGGACAGCTCACTCAGCCCCTGTCACTATCAGCGTCATGG TCCTCTTTTGTATCTGGGAACACATATACATCATAGGAcctacagctgcagctgccctaTTGCTGCTGATGGGGCTGGTCAGCATCATAGTTTGGAG TAAGAAACGGAGCAAGCACAAGGGAGCGCACAGCAATCTG CTCCAGTCTGGCCCAGGGGAGATCCCCCTAGCTGAATGCATCTATGAGAACACCCAGTCCCACGGCATGGGGAAGCCAGCCGGCCTGGCCCCACCCGGGCCCCCCAG TGTGCCCGCCAAGGTgtgcctgggctcccccagcgACACGGAGCCATCCCACATCTACAGCCAGCCGAGAGTCCTGGGCACAGTACCCCAA
- the LOC102450280 gene encoding B-cell receptor CD22-like isoform X4, producing the protein MAWVLVPALCLLSGAGAQDWNVTLGPGPLAGWVGSCVTIPCSFSLPRNWTVGAVSWTRDGKQTVYHSDGTRIHPAFVGRVRYLGDQQGNCSLRVAGLRPRHQGTYRFRFEAEQGGKKDSWSSKSGQRLSVSAHQCQPSLGSRTELGPALICSVGATCSQRPSWYGPDGPRLSPDQTPGGDRATELRISPSGLGPGAVLHCRVDGTWDECDSEPPPGTGTPTVEVSRPAGRAALREGDGFTLRCQASGPQLGARYIWSRGAVWLPGAGQELRVDNAAVSDGGSYACGVWVSGPGWGQLSLSARESVEVQHAPQGVHVTAAPGTSLREGDSVTLRCNYSSSLPAPTSYAWYRGSQRLEGSRQELVLENITAEQAGEYRCQVTNGIGQSPSPPITITVQWVRVTAAPGTSLREGDSVTLRCNHSSSLPAPSSYTWYRGSQSLNGSRQELVLENITAEQAGEYRCQVTNGIGQSQSPPITITVQCAPKDVNVMATPKTGLCAGEAVNLTCHFNSSLLTNVTWYRDNVRLNESQPVLAYERVTGSHTGKYRCEVQNQGGTAHSAPVTISVMVLFCIWEHIYIIGPTAAAALLLLMGLVSIIVWSKKRSKHKGAHSNLLQSGPGEIPLAECIYENTQSHGMGKPAGLAPPGPPSVPAKVCLGSPSDTEPSHIYSQPRVLGTVPQDDPDEVQYSVIQLQRPTQRVDLDADLACEYAAIKR; encoded by the exons ATGGCCTGGGTGCTGGTCCCTGCCCTCTGCCTGCTGAGCG GTGCCGGTGCCCAGGACTGGAACGTGACCCTCGGCCCagggcccctggctggctgggtCGGCTCCTGCGTGACCatcccctgctccttctccctcccccggaACTGGACCGTCGGGGCCGTGAGCTGGACACGGGACGGGAAACAAACCGTGTATCACTCGGACGGGACTCGCATCCACCCTGCCTTTGTGGGGCGCGTCCGCTACCTGGGGGACCAGCAGGGGAACTGCTCCCTGCGGGTGGCCGGGCTGCGCCCCAGACACCAGGGCACCTACCGCTTCCGGTtcgaggcagagcagggaggcaaGAAGGACTCCTGGAGCAGTAAAAGTGGACAGCGGCTCAGTGTCTCCG CCCATCAGTGCCAGCCCTCGCTGGGGAGCCGAACGGAACTGGGACCCGCCCTCATCTGCTCCGTGGGGGCCACCTGCTCCCAGCGCCCCTCCTGGTACGGCCCAGATGGCCCGAGGCTGAGCCCAGACCAGACTCCGGGCGGTGACAGGGCGACCGAGCTGCGAATAAGCCCGTCCGGGCTGGGCCCTGGCGCGGTGCTGCACTGCCGGGTGGATGGGACCTGGGACGAGTGTGACTCGGAACCGCCCCCAGGGACAG GTACTCCCACGGTGGAGGTGTCGCGGCCGGCAGGGCGGGCGGCGCTGCGGGAAGGCGATGGGTTCACCCTGCGCTGCCAGGCCTCTGGCCCACAACTCGGGGCCCGGTACATCTGGTCCCGCGGGGCCGTGTGGCTgccgggggctgggcaggaaTTGCGGGTGGATAATGCAGCCGTGTCCGACGGAGGGAGCTACGCGTGCGGGGTCTGGGTCTCCGGCCCCGGCTGGGGGCAGCTGAGCCTCTCGGCGAGGGAGTCTGTCGAAGTTCAGC ACGCCCCCCAAGGGGTCCATGTTACGGCCGCACCGGGCACCAGCCTGCGGGAAGGGGACTCGGTGACACTAAGGTGCAATTACAGcagcagcctccccgcccccacctcctATGCCTGGTACCGGGGCAGCCAGAGGCTGGAGGGATCCCGGCAGGAATTGGTGCTGGAGAACATCacagcagagcaagctggggaaTATCGGTGCCAGGTCACCAACGGGATCGGccagtccccgtccccccccatcACCATCACCGTGCAGT GGGTCCGTGTTACGGCCGCGCCGGGCACCAGCCTGCGGGAAGGGGACTCGGTGACACTAAGGTGCAATCACAGcagcagcctccccgccccctcctcctacACCTGGTACCGGGGCAGCCAGAGCCTGAACGGATCCCGGCAGGAATTGGTGCTGGAGAACATCacagcagagcaagctggggaaTATCGGTGCCAGGTCACCAATGGGATCGGCCAGTCCCAGTCCCCCCCCATCACCATCACCGTGCAGT GTGCCCCTAAAGATGTGAACGTCATGGCTACACCCAAGACTGGCCTGTGTGCAGGGGAGGCAGTGAATTTAACCTGCCATTTCAACAGCAGCCTCCTCACCAACGTCACCTGGTACAGGGACAATGTCCGGCTGAATGAGTCCCAGCCGGTGCTGGCGTATGAGAGAGTCACAGGAAGCCACACTGGGAAATATCGCTGTGAGGTTCAGAACCAGGGGGGGACAGCTCACTCAGCCCCTGTCACTATCAGCGTCATGG TCCTCTTTTGTATCTGGGAACACATATACATCATAGGAcctacagctgcagctgccctaTTGCTGCTGATGGGGCTGGTCAGCATCATAGTTTGGAG TAAGAAACGGAGCAAGCACAAGGGAGCGCACAGCAATCTG CTCCAGTCTGGCCCAGGGGAGATCCCCCTAGCTGAATGCATCTATGAGAACACCCAGTCCCACGGCATGGGGAAGCCAGCCGGCCTGGCCCCACCCGGGCCCCCCAG TGTGCCCGCCAAGGTgtgcctgggctcccccagcgACACGGAGCCATCCCACATCTACAGCCAGCCGAGAGTCCTGGGCACAGTACCCCAA
- the LOC102450280 gene encoding B-cell receptor CD22-like isoform X3: protein MAWVLVPALCLLSGAGAQDWNVTLGPGPLAGWVGSCVTIPCSFSLPRNWTVGAVSWTRDGKQTVYHSDGTRIHPAFVGRVRYLGDQQGNCSLRVAGLRPRHQGTYRFRFEAEQGGKKDSWSSKSGQRLSVSAHQCQPSLGSRTELGPALICSVGATCSQRPSWYGPDGPRLSPDQTPGGDRATELRISPSGLGPGAVLHCRVDGTWDECDSEPPPGTGTPTVEVSRPAGRAALREGDGFTLRCQASGPQLGARYIWSRGAVWLPGAGQELRVDNAAVSDGGSYACGVWVSGPGWGQLSLSARESVEVQHAPQGVHVTAAPGTSLREGDSVTLRCNYSSSLPAPTSYAWYRGSQRLEGSRQELVLENITAEQAGEYRCQVTNGIGQSPSPPITITVQWVRVTAAPGTRLREGESVTLRCNHSSSLPAPTSYAWYRGSQSLNGSQQELVLENITAEQAGEYRCQVANGIGQSPSPPITITVQWVRVTAAPGTSLREGDSVTLRCNHSSSLPAPSSYTWYRGSQSLNGSRQELVLENITAEQAGEYRCQVTNGIGQSQSPPITITVQCAPKDVNVMATPKTGLCAGEAVNLTCHFNSSLLTNVTWYRDNVRLNESQPVLAYERVTGSHTGKYRCEVQNQGGTAHSAPVTISVMVLFCIWEHIYIIGPTAAAALLLLMGLVSIIVWSKKRSKHKGAHSNLLQSGPGEIPLAECIYENTQSHGMGKPAGLAPPGPPSVPAKVCLGSPSDTEPSHIYSQPRVLGTVPQDDPDEVQYSVIQLQRPTQRVDLDADLACEYAAIKR, encoded by the exons ATGGCCTGGGTGCTGGTCCCTGCCCTCTGCCTGCTGAGCG GTGCCGGTGCCCAGGACTGGAACGTGACCCTCGGCCCagggcccctggctggctgggtCGGCTCCTGCGTGACCatcccctgctccttctccctcccccggaACTGGACCGTCGGGGCCGTGAGCTGGACACGGGACGGGAAACAAACCGTGTATCACTCGGACGGGACTCGCATCCACCCTGCCTTTGTGGGGCGCGTCCGCTACCTGGGGGACCAGCAGGGGAACTGCTCCCTGCGGGTGGCCGGGCTGCGCCCCAGACACCAGGGCACCTACCGCTTCCGGTtcgaggcagagcagggaggcaaGAAGGACTCCTGGAGCAGTAAAAGTGGACAGCGGCTCAGTGTCTCCG CCCATCAGTGCCAGCCCTCGCTGGGGAGCCGAACGGAACTGGGACCCGCCCTCATCTGCTCCGTGGGGGCCACCTGCTCCCAGCGCCCCTCCTGGTACGGCCCAGATGGCCCGAGGCTGAGCCCAGACCAGACTCCGGGCGGTGACAGGGCGACCGAGCTGCGAATAAGCCCGTCCGGGCTGGGCCCTGGCGCGGTGCTGCACTGCCGGGTGGATGGGACCTGGGACGAGTGTGACTCGGAACCGCCCCCAGGGACAG GTACTCCCACGGTGGAGGTGTCGCGGCCGGCAGGGCGGGCGGCGCTGCGGGAAGGCGATGGGTTCACCCTGCGCTGCCAGGCCTCTGGCCCACAACTCGGGGCCCGGTACATCTGGTCCCGCGGGGCCGTGTGGCTgccgggggctgggcaggaaTTGCGGGTGGATAATGCAGCCGTGTCCGACGGAGGGAGCTACGCGTGCGGGGTCTGGGTCTCCGGCCCCGGCTGGGGGCAGCTGAGCCTCTCGGCGAGGGAGTCTGTCGAAGTTCAGC ACGCCCCCCAAGGGGTCCATGTTACGGCCGCACCGGGCACCAGCCTGCGGGAAGGGGACTCGGTGACACTAAGGTGCAATTACAGcagcagcctccccgcccccacctcctATGCCTGGTACCGGGGCAGCCAGAGGCTGGAGGGATCCCGGCAGGAATTGGTGCTGGAGAACATCacagcagagcaagctggggaaTATCGGTGCCAGGTCACCAACGGGATCGGccagtccccgtccccccccatcACCATCACCGTGCAGT GGGTCCGTGTTACGGCCGCGCCGGGCACCCGTCTGCGGGAAGGGGAGTCGGTGACACTAAGGTGCAATCACAGcagcagcctccccgcccccacctcctACGCCTGGTACCGGGGCAGCCAGAGCCTGAATGGATCCCAGCAGGAATTGGTGCTGGAGAACATCacagcagagcaagctggggaaTATCGGTGCCAGGTCGCCAACGGGATCGGCCAGTCCCCGTCGCCCCCCATCACCATCACCGTGCAGT GGGTCCGTGTTACGGCCGCGCCGGGCACCAGCCTGCGGGAAGGGGACTCGGTGACACTAAGGTGCAATCACAGcagcagcctccccgccccctcctcctacACCTGGTACCGGGGCAGCCAGAGCCTGAACGGATCCCGGCAGGAATTGGTGCTGGAGAACATCacagcagagcaagctggggaaTATCGGTGCCAGGTCACCAATGGGATCGGCCAGTCCCAGTCCCCCCCCATCACCATCACCGTGCAGT GTGCCCCTAAAGATGTGAACGTCATGGCTACACCCAAGACTGGCCTGTGTGCAGGGGAGGCAGTGAATTTAACCTGCCATTTCAACAGCAGCCTCCTCACCAACGTCACCTGGTACAGGGACAATGTCCGGCTGAATGAGTCCCAGCCGGTGCTGGCGTATGAGAGAGTCACAGGAAGCCACACTGGGAAATATCGCTGTGAGGTTCAGAACCAGGGGGGGACAGCTCACTCAGCCCCTGTCACTATCAGCGTCATGG TCCTCTTTTGTATCTGGGAACACATATACATCATAGGAcctacagctgcagctgccctaTTGCTGCTGATGGGGCTGGTCAGCATCATAGTTTGGAG TAAGAAACGGAGCAAGCACAAGGGAGCGCACAGCAATCTG CTCCAGTCTGGCCCAGGGGAGATCCCCCTAGCTGAATGCATCTATGAGAACACCCAGTCCCACGGCATGGGGAAGCCAGCCGGCCTGGCCCCACCCGGGCCCCCCAG TGTGCCCGCCAAGGTgtgcctgggctcccccagcgACACGGAGCCATCCCACATCTACAGCCAGCCGAGAGTCCTGGGCACAGTACCCCAA